A single window of Candidatus Micrarchaeia archaeon DNA harbors:
- a CDS encoding ScpA family protein translates to MRQGMRKGRAWAMRQGMRPEGGVRYKIGGAVFSGMAAGEEMERLEKDSFYSGEDEPKRRARAYEEEGERIDDGEKAPGAANLSGEDMKLEKIVALPTWREMLLDLVATRKLDPWNIDIVEITGSYLERIKKLEMRDLRVPANLILAAAILIRFKSDALRFEEETQVVEEQTYVEEEGEPSVIPVLELKTRVPPRRMVTLDELLVAMERVFDEQKKREEKASRIAIPEVINIQLPEFNMERKMEDVYSRILSHKDSEGLATFSGILGSKAPMETITTLLPLLHLVQDRKVSIFQEKFFGEIFIRVREKEEGKERKKNDGGKGG, encoded by the coding sequence ATGCGCCAAGGCATGCGGAAAGGCAGGGCATGGGCAATGCGCCAAGGCATGCGGCCGGAAGGCGGGGTCAGGTATAAAATAGGTGGCGCGGTATTTTCAGGCATGGCGGCAGGAGAGGAAATGGAACGGCTGGAAAAGGACTCCTTCTACAGCGGGGAGGACGAGCCGAAGCGGAGGGCGCGCGCTTACGAGGAGGAAGGGGAGAGGATAGACGATGGGGAGAAAGCCCCGGGGGCCGCCAACTTGTCGGGAGAGGACATGAAGCTTGAGAAGATAGTGGCGCTGCCCACCTGGCGCGAGATGCTACTTGACCTTGTGGCGACCAGGAAGCTTGACCCCTGGAACATAGACATCGTTGAAATCACCGGAAGCTACCTTGAGCGGATAAAAAAACTGGAGATGCGCGACCTTCGCGTGCCGGCGAACCTCATACTTGCAGCGGCGATACTCATACGCTTCAAAAGCGACGCCTTGCGCTTCGAGGAGGAGACGCAGGTGGTCGAGGAGCAGACCTATGTCGAGGAGGAGGGCGAGCCTTCGGTGATACCTGTGCTTGAGCTCAAAACGCGCGTGCCGCCAAGGAGGATGGTCACGCTCGACGAGCTCCTTGTGGCCATGGAAAGGGTGTTTGACGAGCAGAAAAAGCGGGAGGAGAAGGCTTCGAGGATTGCCATCCCTGAAGTGATAAATATCCAGCTTCCGGAATTCAACATGGAAAGGAAGATGGAGGATGTCTATTCGCGCATCCTTTCGCACAAGGACTCGGAGGGGCTTGCCACGTTCAGCGGGATACTGGGCAGCAAGGCGCCCATGGAGACCATCACCACCCTCCTGCCGCTTCTGCACCTTGTCCAGGACAGGAAGGTTTCCATTTTCCAGGAAAAATTCTTCGGGGAAATATTCATAAGGGTGCGCGAGAAAGAGGAGGGAAAGGAAAGGAAGAAAAATGATGGCGGGAAAGGAGGGTAA
- a CDS encoding ATPase domain-containing protein, which yields MDVSKVKSGIPGLDLMLGGGFAKNSAVAVAGGTGSGRTIFISQFLVKGATDFSEPGLFLSFDESKESVSSNLAAFGWDLPDLEKRQKLTFIEYPHNELSAFVEQESALKDLIETLGIKRVVIDSITPYALMFTSQEERRIATLKLVNAVKGWKVTALISAETVPGAEDIFPHTLSGVESFCDGFINLSFRRRGDRRAREIEIVKMRGCRHEHEFRPASIGEDGFVVGDGDRGAENRPLPKKKRVVLDG from the coding sequence ATGGACGTTTCCAAGGTGAAATCCGGGATACCTGGCCTTGACCTGATGCTTGGCGGCGGCTTTGCGAAAAACAGCGCGGTGGCTGTCGCAGGGGGCACGGGCTCGGGCAGGACCATTTTCATTTCCCAATTCCTGGTCAAGGGAGCAACCGACTTTTCTGAGCCGGGGCTCTTCCTTTCTTTTGACGAGAGCAAGGAATCCGTGTCCTCCAACCTTGCCGCATTCGGCTGGGACCTGCCTGACCTTGAGAAGAGGCAGAAGCTCACTTTCATCGAATACCCCCACAACGAACTTTCCGCGTTCGTCGAGCAGGAGTCAGCCCTGAAGGACCTTATCGAGACCCTCGGCATAAAGCGGGTGGTGATAGACTCCATAACCCCCTATGCGCTCATGTTCACATCCCAGGAAGAGCGCAGGATAGCGACCCTGAAGCTCGTAAACGCGGTCAAGGGATGGAAAGTCACCGCGCTCATTTCCGCAGAAACGGTCCCTGGTGCCGAGGACATTTTTCCGCACACCCTCTCAGGCGTGGAATCGTTCTGCGATGGCTTCATCAACCTGTCGTTCAGGCGCCGCGGCGACCGCAGGGCCCGCGAGATTGAGATAGTGAAGATGCGCGGCTGCCGCCACGAGCACGAGTTCAGGCCCGCAAGCATAGGCGAGGACGGCTTTGTGGTGGGCGACGGCGATAGGGGGGCAGAAAACAGGCCGCTTCCAAAAAAGAAGAGGGTGGTCCTGGATGGTTGA